In a single window of the Balaenoptera acutorostrata chromosome 3, mBalAcu1.1, whole genome shotgun sequence genome:
- the NDN gene encoding necdin: MSEQSKDVCDPNFAAEASNSEVHSSPEVPGGPSLPASQAAIFPGPESPPVGPPDAPLASPAPQAPSEEGDPKALQQAAEEGRAHQAPSAAQPGPAPPAPAQLVQKAHELMWYVLVKDQKRMIIWFPDMVKDVIGSYKKWCRSILRRTSLILARVFGLHLRLTSLHTMEFSLVKALEPEELDRVALSNRMPMTGLLLMILSLIYVKGRGARESAVWNVLRILGLRPWKKHSTFGDVRKLITEEFVQQNYLKYQRVPHVEPPEYEFFWGSRASREISKMQIMEFLARVFKKDPQAWPSRYREALEEARALREANPTAHCPRNSVSED; this comes from the coding sequence ATGTCCGAACAAAGTAAGGATGTGTGCGACCCCAACTTTGCAGCCGAGGCCTCCAACTCCGAGGTGCACAGCAGCCCCGAGGTTCCCGGAGGACCCTCTCTGCCCGCGTCTCAGGCCGCGATCTTCCCAGGGCCGGAGAGCCCTCCCGTAGGCCCGCCCGACGCCCCTCTGGCCTCGCCGGCGCCCCAGGCCCCAAGCGAAGAGGGCGACCCGAAGGCCCTGCAGCAGGCCGCGGAGGAAGGCCGCGCCCACCAGGCCCCGAGCGCAGCGCAGCCCGGTCCGGCGCCGCCGGCCCCGGCCCAGCTAGTGCAGAAGGCGCATGAGCTCATGTGGTACGTGCTGGTCAAGGACCAGAAGAGGATGATCATCTGGTTCCCAGACATGGTGAAGGATGTCATCGGCAGTTACAAGAAGTGGTGCAGAAGCATCCTCCGGCGCACCAGCCTCATCCTCGCCCGGGTGTTCGGGCTGCACCTGAGGCTGACCAGCCTGCACACCATGGAGTTCTCGCTGGTCAAAGCTCTGGAGCCCGAGGAGCTGGACAGGGTCGCCCTGAGCAACCGCATGCCGATGACAGGCCTCCTGCTGATGATCCTGAGCCTCATCTACGTGAAGGGTCGCGGCGCCCGAGAGAGTGCCGTCTGGAACGTGCTGCGCATCCTAGGGCTGAGGCCTTGGAAGAAGCACTCCACTTTCGGAGACGTGAGAAAGCTCATCACCGAGGAGTTCGTCCAGCAGAACTACCTGAAGTACCAGCGCGTCCCCCACGTCGAGCCCCCTGAGTACGAGTTCTTCTGGGGCTCCCGTGCCAGCCGTGAAATCAGCAAGATGCAGATCATGGAGTTCCTGGCCAGGGTCTTTAAGAAAGATCCCCAGGCCTGGCCTTCCCGCTACAGGGAAGCACTGGAAGAGGCCAGAGCCCTGCGGGAGGCCAACCCCACTGCCCACTGCCCCCGCAACAGTGTCTCCGAGGACTAG